From a region of the Streptomyces sp. NBC_00193 genome:
- a CDS encoding helix-turn-helix domain-containing protein, with the protein MASVHFTAPSRAAYGVRHANVRLTGRFTVVSNDLIQHPEMSPIARMLGIFIQSLPSGTPIGIKDLAKRLSIGEITIGKALRELVRFGYLERSLESLPGGRIATRTVSFNHPRAAAMARCPTGRAPAAPSVAAESSDEAPPVPPVSDQASDPVEPAPVAAPPEAVPEPEPEPEPEPENEPAAAPPASGLPVPRDPDNPGRRRLACEVLAELRRVDSRLLLGERDVRYLAGGVEAWLERGAGVEALVGALSARLPDGLRNPAGLIAHRLTAQLPPPLVPLPRAPAFVAPDPFVNCTECDLAFRSPTPGKCKGCRSSCGPETG; encoded by the coding sequence ATGGCTTCGGTGCACTTTACCGCGCCCTCGCGCGCGGCATACGGCGTTCGGCACGCCAACGTCCGACTCACCGGGCGGTTCACGGTCGTGAGCAACGATCTGATTCAGCATCCCGAGATGTCGCCGATCGCGCGGATGTTGGGGATCTTCATCCAGTCGTTGCCCTCAGGGACTCCCATCGGCATCAAGGACCTGGCCAAACGGCTTTCGATCGGGGAGATCACGATCGGCAAGGCACTCCGGGAACTGGTGCGGTTCGGGTACCTGGAACGGTCCTTGGAGAGCCTGCCGGGCGGGCGGATCGCCACCCGTACGGTGTCCTTCAACCATCCCCGGGCCGCCGCCATGGCGCGTTGCCCTACCGGTCGCGCCCCTGCTGCTCCCTCCGTCGCAGCGGAGTCCTCGGATGAGGCGCCTCCGGTCCCTCCGGTCAGTGACCAGGCCAGTGATCCGGTCGAGCCGGCGCCGGTCGCCGCACCGCCGGAGGCCGTACCGGAACCGGAGCCGGAGCCGGAGCCGGAGCCGGAGAACGAGCCCGCCGCCGCCCCGCCCGCCAGTGGGCTGCCCGTGCCCCGGGATCCCGACAACCCCGGGCGCCGGCGGCTCGCGTGCGAGGTGCTCGCGGAGTTGCGGCGGGTCGATTCGCGGCTGTTGCTCGGGGAGCGGGACGTCCGGTACCTCGCGGGTGGGGTCGAAGCCTGGCTGGAGCGCGGGGCGGGGGTTGAGGCACTGGTCGGCGCGTTGTCCGCCCGGCTGCCGGACGGGCTGCGCAATCCGGCCGGGCTGATCGCCCACCGGCTCACGGCCCAGTTGCCGCCGCCGCTGGTGCCGCTGCCCCGCGCGCCCGCCTTCGTGGCTCCGGACCCCTTCGTGAATTGCACGGAGTGCGATCTTGCCTTCCGCAGCCCGACGCCCGGTAAGTGCAAGGGGTGCAGATCCTCCTGTGGCCCGGAGACGGGCTGA
- a CDS encoding GNAT family N-acetyltransferase encodes MATIAEESAFDPQEMFELYDSVDWAGYTSDVDKLCRGLANSHLVITARDESGTLLGLARTISDDESVCYVQDLLVNPKFHRQGIGRQLIEHLKQRYAHCRFFLLSTDHESTPEGPRNHAFYRSLGFLSYEEKRMSAFGLPRVR; translated from the coding sequence ATGGCGACCATCGCGGAAGAGTCCGCATTCGACCCGCAGGAGATGTTCGAGCTCTACGACTCGGTCGACTGGGCGGGCTACACCAGCGACGTCGACAAGCTCTGCCGCGGCCTGGCGAATTCGCACCTGGTCATCACCGCGAGAGACGAGTCGGGCACGCTCCTCGGGCTGGCCAGAACGATCTCCGACGACGAAAGCGTCTGCTACGTCCAGGACTTGCTCGTCAACCCCAAGTTCCACCGCCAGGGCATAGGCCGGCAGCTCATCGAGCACCTGAAGCAGCGGTACGCCCACTGCCGCTTCTTCCTCCTCTCGACCGACCACGAGTCGACCCCCGAAGGCCCGCGCAACCACGCCTTCTACCGCTCACTCGGCTTCCTCTCCTACGAGGAGAAGCGCATGTCAGCCTTCGGCCTGCCACGGGTCCGCTGA
- a CDS encoding NUDIX domain-containing protein: MPRRDYEDDPQAPKANSLVPAASAVVVDEAGRVLLQRRTDNGMWALPGGRMEVGESLGDCAVRETFEETGLTVEITGIVGTYSNPGHVFSYDDGEVRQEFSICLLARPTGGTLRVSDESTEVAWFSPEAVDGLPMVPSIRKRIDDWRAGRGPVVR, encoded by the coding sequence ATGCCCAGGCGTGACTACGAGGACGACCCGCAAGCCCCCAAGGCCAACAGTCTCGTGCCGGCCGCATCGGCCGTGGTCGTGGACGAGGCCGGACGTGTCCTCCTGCAGCGCCGGACCGACAACGGGATGTGGGCGCTGCCCGGCGGGAGGATGGAGGTGGGTGAGTCCCTCGGGGACTGCGCCGTCCGGGAGACCTTCGAGGAGACGGGCCTGACGGTGGAGATCACCGGGATCGTCGGGACGTACAGCAACCCCGGCCACGTCTTCTCCTACGACGACGGCGAGGTGCGGCAGGAGTTTTCGATCTGCCTCCTCGCCCGGCCCACCGGCGGCACTCTGCGCGTGTCGGACGAGTCGACCGAGGTCGCGTGGTTCTCGCCGGAAGCCGTGGACGGCCTTCCGATGGTGCCGAGCATCCGCAAGCGCATCGACGACTGGAGGGCCGGGCGCGGGCCTGTCGTTCGGTGA
- a CDS encoding XRE family transcriptional regulator produces the protein MANAKMTETQLAEACGVDAKTVGRWITDTNRIPHARHRWAACEALGEEESALWPHAIRSALTSGPDKEIVQVFPYRSAAPAGLWRSLVTKAQRELVFAGYTNYFLWLEQANLAGALRRKAEAGCRVRFLVGDPSSPVTAAREAEEDVPLTLSTRIAVTLNELAKLQDADGIAGRFETGHVNLSVFRFDDEMIVTPILARRVGHDSPMMHLRRRQADGMFDRFSAHVEELWSRGRDIREVGRDAQA, from the coding sequence ATGGCGAATGCCAAGATGACCGAAACGCAGCTCGCGGAGGCCTGCGGAGTGGACGCCAAGACGGTCGGCCGGTGGATCACCGACACCAACCGGATCCCTCACGCCCGCCATCGATGGGCTGCCTGCGAGGCATTAGGCGAGGAGGAATCAGCCTTGTGGCCACACGCCATCCGGTCTGCGCTTACGAGCGGTCCGGACAAGGAAATAGTTCAAGTCTTCCCCTACCGGTCCGCCGCACCAGCAGGTTTGTGGCGCAGCCTGGTGACCAAGGCGCAGCGTGAGCTGGTCTTCGCCGGGTACACCAACTACTTCCTGTGGCTGGAGCAAGCCAACCTCGCAGGGGCTCTGCGCCGCAAGGCGGAGGCCGGCTGCCGAGTGCGGTTCTTGGTCGGGGACCCGAGCAGCCCGGTCACGGCGGCACGGGAGGCCGAAGAGGACGTTCCTCTCACGCTGTCCACACGCATCGCGGTGACGTTGAACGAGTTGGCGAAGCTTCAGGACGCAGACGGAATCGCAGGGCGCTTCGAGACAGGACACGTCAATCTCTCCGTCTTCCGCTTCGACGACGAGATGATCGTGACACCGATCCTGGCCCGCCGCGTTGGGCACGACTCGCCGATGATGCACCTACGACGCCGACAGGCGGACGGCATGTTCGACCGGTTCTCCGCCCACGTCGAGGAGTTGTGGAGTCGGGGGCGCGACATTCGGGAGGTGGGCCGCGATGCCCAGGCGTGA
- a CDS encoding DoxX family protein gives MNIALWIVTGLLAVAYLLGGAFKVFTPKEKIAASGASAKWVEDFGAGAVKAIGAVEMLAAAGLILPAVLHTAPVLVPLAAVGLVLLMLGATLTRHRRHEPAYMAVDLAYVLLAAFVAWGRFVPEPFTG, from the coding sequence ATGAACATCGCGCTGTGGATCGTCACCGGACTGCTCGCCGTCGCCTACCTGCTCGGCGGCGCCTTCAAGGTGTTCACGCCGAAGGAGAAGATCGCCGCCAGCGGCGCCAGCGCGAAGTGGGTCGAGGACTTCGGCGCCGGCGCGGTGAAGGCGATAGGCGCCGTGGAGATGCTGGCCGCGGCAGGCCTGATCCTCCCGGCCGTCCTGCACACCGCCCCGGTCCTGGTCCCCCTGGCCGCAGTCGGCCTGGTCCTCCTCATGCTGGGCGCCACCCTCACCCGCCACCGCCGCCACGAGCCCGCGTACATGGCGGTGGACCTGGCCTACGTCCTCCTGGCCGCCTTCGTGGCCTGGGGCCGCTTCGTCCCGGAACCCTTCACGGGCTGA
- a CDS encoding carboxymuconolactone decarboxylase family protein has product MTARLNLFADPVAVKAWKHIIAASKALGDSTLPASTRELVMLRASQINGCAGCIDMHTKDAAAAGETAVRLNLVAAWREATVYTDAERAALLLTEEATRIADAAGGVSDEVWANAAKHFDDEQLAALVTQIALINAFNRGNVMVQTPAGDYQPGQLQH; this is encoded by the coding sequence ATGACCGCTCGCCTGAACCTCTTCGCCGACCCGGTCGCCGTCAAGGCGTGGAAGCACATCATCGCCGCGAGCAAGGCACTCGGGGACTCGACCCTGCCGGCCTCGACCCGCGAACTGGTGATGCTCCGCGCCAGCCAGATCAACGGCTGCGCCGGATGCATCGACATGCACACCAAGGACGCGGCGGCGGCCGGCGAGACCGCGGTGCGCCTCAACCTGGTCGCGGCCTGGCGCGAGGCCACCGTGTACACCGACGCCGAGCGCGCGGCCCTGCTCCTGACCGAGGAGGCCACCCGCATCGCCGATGCGGCGGGCGGGGTCAGCGACGAGGTCTGGGCGAACGCCGCCAAGCACTTCGACGACGAGCAGCTCGCCGCCCTGGTCACCCAGATCGCGCTGATCAACGCCTTCAACCGCGGCAACGTCATGGTCCAGACCCCGGCGGGCGACTACCAGCCCGGCCAGCTCCAGCACTGA
- the sigJ gene encoding RNA polymerase sigma factor SigJ, which produces MQGSTVQGSTDVADAVAYRPLLFSIAYGMTGSVGDAEDIVQDAFLGLTKAHRAGTEIAAPKAYLTTSVTRLGINHLSSARVRRETYVGEWLPEPVVVSGERPGPVEHAELADSLSMAFLVLLEALSPVERAVFMLREVFGYEYPQVARSTGKSEANCRQIFARARKRIAAGGRAEEAGPADGGPPPPARRAEGEELARTFFEAAAGGEMDALLDMLAPDVVYHGDGGGKARAVAKSVTEPHRVGQLLVGGLRRLRSLGASLRPALINGRPGALIVDAEGRVASVVELDIADGVVRAVHTVSNPDKLGHLGPVSDIGRLPEK; this is translated from the coding sequence GTGCAGGGATCAACGGTGCAGGGATCGACGGACGTGGCGGACGCCGTGGCGTACCGGCCGCTGCTGTTCTCCATCGCCTACGGGATGACCGGGTCGGTGGGTGATGCGGAGGACATCGTCCAGGACGCGTTCCTCGGGCTCACCAAGGCCCATCGGGCCGGGACCGAGATAGCGGCGCCGAAGGCGTACCTGACCACGTCGGTGACGCGGCTCGGGATCAACCACCTGAGCTCGGCGCGCGTGCGCCGGGAGACGTACGTGGGGGAGTGGCTGCCCGAGCCCGTCGTCGTGTCCGGCGAACGGCCGGGGCCGGTCGAGCACGCCGAGCTGGCCGACTCCCTGTCGATGGCGTTCCTCGTCCTGCTGGAGGCCCTGTCCCCGGTGGAGCGCGCGGTGTTCATGCTCCGCGAGGTGTTCGGGTACGAGTACCCGCAGGTGGCCCGGAGCACCGGCAAGTCCGAGGCGAACTGCCGCCAGATCTTCGCCCGCGCCAGGAAGCGCATCGCCGCCGGAGGGAGGGCGGAGGAAGCAGGGCCGGCCGACGGCGGTCCGCCGCCCCCGGCCCGGCGCGCGGAGGGCGAGGAGCTGGCCCGTACGTTCTTCGAGGCCGCGGCGGGCGGCGAGATGGACGCGCTGCTCGACATGCTCGCGCCCGACGTCGTCTACCACGGGGACGGCGGCGGCAAGGCGCGGGCGGTCGCGAAGTCGGTGACCGAGCCGCACCGCGTCGGGCAGCTGCTCGTCGGCGGACTGCGCCGGCTCCGTTCGCTCGGCGCCTCGCTGCGCCCGGCCCTGATCAACGGCCGCCCGGGCGCCCTGATCGTCGACGCCGAGGGGCGGGTGGCCAGCGTGGTCGAGCTCGACATCGCCGACGGCGTGGTCCGGGCGGTCCACACCGTGTCCAACCCCGACAAGCTCGGCCACCTCGGCCCGGTCTCCGACATCGGCCGCCTGCCGGAGAAGTAG
- a CDS encoding class I SAM-dependent methyltransferase, whose translation MFTSQGPTLRELAVQAMSSIERGYDLLAPKFDQTPFRTPDRMLDAVEETLARHEAPFDAGLDVCCGTGAGLGMLRRLCTGRVTGIDLSSGMLAEAGLAHPEADLLRADARQLPAALGDSYDLAVSFGAFGHFLPEERPAVFSGVHTALRPGGVFAFPIGAPIPPSRPAWWAVSGFDAAMRVRNAVWRPPFVMYYRTFPLGGVRTDLRTAGFTVETLPLDHFGRRPDGTPRWRLVLARKAN comes from the coding sequence GTGTTCACCTCCCAGGGCCCGACCCTCCGCGAACTGGCCGTCCAGGCCATGTCCTCCATCGAGCGGGGCTACGACCTGCTGGCCCCGAAGTTCGACCAGACCCCCTTCCGCACCCCCGACCGGATGCTCGACGCGGTCGAGGAGACGCTCGCCCGGCACGAGGCCCCCTTCGACGCCGGGCTCGACGTGTGCTGCGGTACGGGCGCGGGCCTCGGCATGCTGCGGCGGCTGTGCACGGGGCGGGTGACCGGGATCGACCTGAGCTCGGGCATGCTCGCCGAGGCCGGGCTCGCCCACCCCGAGGCGGACCTGCTGCGGGCCGACGCGCGGCAGCTGCCCGCCGCGCTCGGGGACTCGTACGACCTGGCGGTCAGCTTCGGCGCCTTCGGCCACTTCCTCCCGGAGGAGCGGCCCGCGGTCTTCTCCGGGGTCCACACCGCCCTGCGCCCCGGCGGGGTGTTCGCCTTCCCGATCGGCGCTCCGATCCCGCCGAGCCGCCCGGCCTGGTGGGCCGTGTCCGGCTTCGACGCGGCGATGCGCGTGCGCAATGCCGTCTGGCGCCCGCCGTTCGTCATGTACTACCGCACCTTCCCGCTGGGCGGCGTCCGCACGGACCTGCGCACGGCCGGCTTCACGGTGGAGACGCTCCCCCTGGACCACTTCGGCCGCCGGCCGGACGGGACGCCGAGGTGGCGGCTGGTCCTGGCACGCAAGGCGAACTGA
- a CDS encoding IclR family transcriptional regulator — translation MPGQRVGRSSTSGSALEKTLRVTEALTAFGGPHRLAELSAAAGVPKSSTYRILVSLVEQGYAVTDGEGSYGVGLRLRTLAAEIGADRPEGIGELLEFLQKCTGQTVHLALRSGNALTYIRKIESTVRTHPASSRVGMRVPLHATAIGKAVLAHLPPEETEGILRATGMPALTRRTVTHREDLADELRTVRERGYAVDDEEHEPSVRCLGVPVFDRAGVPVGGVGLTASAFLSTRAELERFAPALLEAARGVQRRLQLGG, via the coding sequence GTGCCGGGTCAGCGCGTGGGCCGGAGCTCCACGAGCGGCAGCGCCCTGGAGAAGACCCTGCGGGTCACCGAGGCGCTGACCGCGTTCGGCGGCCCGCACCGGCTCGCGGAACTGTCGGCCGCCGCCGGGGTCCCCAAGTCCAGCACGTACCGGATCCTGGTCTCCCTCGTCGAGCAGGGCTACGCCGTCACCGACGGGGAGGGCAGCTACGGCGTCGGCCTGCGGCTGCGCACCCTGGCCGCCGAGATCGGCGCCGACCGGCCCGAGGGCATCGGCGAGCTGCTCGAATTCCTCCAGAAGTGCACCGGTCAGACCGTCCACCTGGCCCTGCGCAGCGGCAACGCCCTCACGTACATCCGCAAGATCGAGAGCACCGTCCGGACCCACCCGGCCTCCTCGCGCGTCGGCATGCGCGTCCCCCTGCACGCCACCGCGATCGGCAAGGCCGTCCTCGCGCACCTGCCGCCCGAGGAGACCGAGGGCATCCTGCGCGCCACCGGGATGCCGGCCCTGACCCGGCGGACCGTCACCCACCGGGAGGACCTCGCGGACGAACTGCGCACCGTCCGGGAGCGCGGCTACGCCGTCGACGACGAGGAGCACGAGCCCTCGGTCCGCTGCCTGGGCGTGCCCGTCTTCGACCGTGCGGGCGTGCCGGTGGGCGGGGTCGGTCTGACCGCCTCCGCCTTCCTGAGCACGCGGGCGGAACTGGAGCGGTTCGCGCCGGCGCTCCTGGAAGCCGCGCGGGGCGTGCAGCGGCGGCTCCAGCTCGGCGGGTGA
- a CDS encoding BTAD domain-containing putative transcriptional regulator encodes MDGTPAIPHQRNHPESGDTAIAAAAGPGVDAAPAAEARADEAVNGTPTPSTAGGNRFAVLGPIRAWRGGEALSSGTPQQRALLAVLLLREGRTATAPELIDAIWGEDPPQQALATIRTYASRLRKILEPGLLVSESGGYAIRLPHPEALDLGIARALAADAEAARAGKPKPQVQTHAQARAQAHTRAHGRPHDHAQGDTTGKGAPGAPGSPSTPGSPADKGDRELARTLLARALDVWDGEPLAGVPGPHADTERTRLAEWRLQLLETRLDLDLELGHHAEAVSELTALTAAHPLRERLRELLMLALYRSGRQAEALAVYADTRRLLADELGVDPRPELSELQQRILRADSELARAEDPAPATAPALVRPAQLPATVSDFTGRSSFVRDLGEILSGAEGQVMAVSALAGIGGVGKTTLAVHVAHAARPHFPDGQLYVDLQGTEARPAEPEAVLGSFLRALGTPDASIPDSPAERAALYRSTLDGRRVLVLLDNARDAAQVRPLLPGTAGCAALVTSRVRMAGLAGAHLVDLDVMSPEEALQLFTRIVGAERVGAERQAALDVVGACGFLPLAIRIAASRLAARRTWTVSVLAAKLADERRRLDELQAGDLAVKATFELGYGQLEPAQQRAFRLLGLADGPDISLAAAAAVLDRAEHDTEDLLEALVDCSLLESAAPGRYRFHDLVRLYARACAERDEQPPSARDAALDRVLDFYLATAAGVYGLERPGDRLVAHLSATRHPGLVFTESRTAQDWLYAEADPLLACVRQAAVRRPGREDLLRRAVDLLLAAKDLAESGANSKQYESAATALRDAAHAAQDLYSEGRARTTLTNTHLVAGRFAEADDEARQATVLARAAGDPLSSCWAPNDRGIAAIYEGRYEDGERYLLEAIANFRADSNHVGEASALCNLSRIHVEQGRLSSAIELAQQGIDIYDRMGLTLRLANGRYALGIALTQADRLSEAHSQLSKALTLFHENRQPLWEGVTHFRLAKVHLAARRPTLAASHAEQAIALRGIGGEWRRATVLTVLGRALRQLGQRDRARVCWRDAEVVFTQLGSPELDEVRALLAAEIAA; translated from the coding sequence ATGGACGGCACACCGGCCATCCCGCACCAGCGGAACCACCCCGAGTCCGGTGACACCGCCATTGCCGCAGCAGCCGGACCCGGAGTCGACGCAGCGCCCGCCGCGGAAGCCAGAGCCGACGAAGCCGTCAACGGGACCCCGACCCCCTCCACCGCCGGAGGCAACCGGTTCGCCGTGCTCGGCCCCATCCGGGCCTGGCGCGGCGGCGAGGCCCTGAGCTCCGGGACCCCGCAGCAGCGGGCGCTGCTCGCCGTGCTCCTGCTCCGCGAGGGCCGCACCGCCACCGCTCCCGAGCTCATCGACGCCATCTGGGGCGAGGACCCGCCGCAGCAGGCCCTCGCGACCATCCGTACGTACGCCTCCCGCCTGCGCAAGATCCTCGAACCCGGGCTCCTCGTCAGCGAGTCCGGCGGCTACGCGATCCGCCTGCCCCACCCCGAGGCCCTCGACCTCGGCATCGCCCGGGCCCTCGCCGCCGACGCCGAGGCCGCGCGCGCCGGGAAGCCCAAGCCGCAGGTGCAGACGCATGCGCAGGCCCGGGCGCAGGCACACACCCGGGCACACGGCCGGCCGCACGACCACGCGCAGGGCGACACCACCGGGAAGGGCGCCCCCGGCGCCCCCGGCTCCCCCAGTACCCCCGGCTCCCCCGCGGACAAGGGCGACCGCGAGCTCGCCCGGACCCTGCTGGCCCGCGCCCTGGACGTCTGGGACGGCGAACCGCTGGCCGGCGTGCCCGGGCCGCACGCCGACACCGAGCGCACCCGGCTCGCCGAATGGCGCCTCCAGCTCCTGGAGACCCGCCTCGACCTGGACCTTGAGCTGGGCCACCACGCCGAGGCCGTCTCCGAGCTCACCGCCCTCACCGCCGCCCACCCGCTGCGGGAGCGGCTGCGCGAGCTGCTGATGCTCGCCCTCTACCGCAGCGGCCGCCAGGCCGAGGCCCTCGCCGTCTACGCCGACACCCGCCGGCTCCTCGCCGACGAACTCGGCGTCGACCCGCGCCCCGAACTCTCCGAGCTCCAACAGCGCATCCTGCGGGCCGACTCCGAGCTGGCCCGCGCCGAGGACCCGGCACCGGCCACCGCGCCCGCCCTCGTGAGGCCCGCCCAATTGCCCGCCACCGTCTCCGACTTCACCGGCCGCTCCAGCTTCGTCCGGGACCTCGGCGAGATCCTCTCCGGCGCCGAGGGCCAGGTGATGGCGGTCTCCGCCCTCGCCGGCATCGGCGGCGTCGGCAAGACCACCCTCGCCGTGCACGTCGCGCACGCCGCCCGCCCGCACTTCCCCGACGGACAGCTCTACGTGGACCTCCAGGGCACCGAGGCCCGCCCCGCCGAGCCCGAAGCCGTCCTCGGCTCCTTCCTGCGCGCCCTCGGGACCCCCGACGCCTCGATCCCCGACTCCCCCGCCGAACGGGCCGCGCTCTACCGCTCCACCCTCGACGGGCGCCGCGTCCTGGTCCTCCTCGACAACGCCCGCGACGCGGCCCAGGTCCGCCCGCTGCTGCCGGGCACCGCGGGCTGCGCCGCCCTCGTCACCAGCCGGGTCCGGATGGCGGGCCTGGCCGGCGCGCACCTCGTCGACCTGGACGTGATGAGCCCCGAGGAGGCGCTCCAGCTGTTCACCCGGATCGTCGGGGCCGAGCGGGTCGGCGCCGAGCGCCAGGCCGCCCTCGACGTGGTCGGCGCCTGCGGGTTCCTGCCGCTCGCCATCCGCATCGCCGCCTCCCGGCTCGCCGCCCGCCGCACCTGGACCGTCTCCGTGCTCGCCGCGAAGCTCGCCGACGAGCGCCGCCGTCTGGACGAGCTCCAGGCCGGCGACCTCGCCGTCAAGGCCACCTTCGAGCTGGGGTACGGGCAGTTGGAGCCCGCGCAGCAGCGGGCGTTCCGGCTCCTGGGGCTCGCCGACGGGCCGGACATCTCCCTCGCGGCGGCGGCCGCCGTACTCGACCGGGCGGAGCACGACACCGAGGACCTGCTCGAAGCCTTAGTCGACTGCTCGCTCCTCGAATCGGCCGCGCCCGGCCGCTACCGCTTCCACGACCTCGTACGCCTCTACGCGCGTGCCTGCGCCGAGCGCGACGAGCAGCCGCCGAGCGCGCGCGACGCCGCGCTCGACCGGGTGCTGGACTTCTACCTGGCCACCGCCGCCGGGGTGTACGGCCTGGAGCGGCCGGGCGACCGGCTCGTGGCCCACCTGTCGGCCACCCGCCACCCGGGGCTGGTCTTCACCGAGTCGCGCACCGCGCAGGACTGGCTCTACGCGGAGGCCGACCCGCTGCTCGCGTGCGTCCGGCAGGCCGCCGTGCGCCGCCCCGGCCGGGAGGACCTGCTGCGCCGGGCCGTCGACCTGCTGCTCGCCGCGAAGGACCTGGCGGAGTCGGGGGCCAACTCCAAGCAGTACGAGTCGGCCGCCACCGCACTGCGGGACGCCGCGCACGCCGCGCAGGACCTGTACTCCGAGGGCCGGGCCCGCACCACGCTGACCAACACCCACCTGGTCGCGGGCCGGTTCGCCGAGGCCGACGACGAGGCCCGCCAGGCCACCGTGCTGGCCCGCGCCGCCGGAGACCCGCTCTCCAGCTGCTGGGCACCGAACGACCGAGGCATCGCCGCCATTTACGAGGGACGCTACGAGGACGGCGAACGGTACCTCCTGGAGGCGATCGCCAACTTCCGGGCCGACTCCAACCACGTGGGCGAGGCGAGCGCCCTGTGCAACCTGTCCCGCATCCACGTGGAACAGGGCCGGCTGAGCAGCGCCATAGAGCTCGCCCAGCAGGGCATCGACATCTACGACCGGATGGGACTCACCCTGCGCCTGGCCAACGGCCGTTACGCGCTGGGCATCGCCCTCACCCAGGCCGACCGGCTCTCCGAGGCGCACTCCCAGCTCAGCAAGGCGCTCACGCTGTTCCACGAGAACCGGCAGCCGCTGTGGGAGGGCGTGACGCACTTCCGGCTCGCCAAGGTCCACCTGGCCGCGCGCCGCCCGACGCTGGCCGCCTCGCACGCCGAACAGGCCATCGCGCTGCGCGGCATCGGCGGCGAGTGGCGCCGCGCCACCGTGCTGACCGTACTGGGCCGGGCGCTGCGCCAGTTGGGGCAGCGGGACCGGGCGCGGGTGTGCTGGCGGGACGCCGAGGTGGTGTTCACGCAGCTGGGCTCGCCGGAGCTGGACGAGGTACGGGCGCTGCTGGCGGCGGAGATCGCCGCGTAG
- a CDS encoding amidohydrolase family protein: METFPKIISVDDHTVEPPNVWRDRLPSKYHDVGPRVVRAPLKEMTFLGGKFAPVMGAKGDDGPIGDWWVYEDLHRPLTRLDTAVGYDRDEIKLEVITYEQMRPGSFSVPDRLADMDVNHVQSALCFPTFPRFCGQTFTEAKDRELGLLGVRAYNDWMVEEWCGPEANGRLIPLTLIPLWDARLAAAEVRRNAARGVRAVAFSEIPPHLGLPSIHTDEWDPFLEACNETGTVIAMHIGSSSRMPSTSADAPPAVGSTITFANCCFSMVDWLMSGKFERFPNLKIMYAEGQIGWIPYILERANVVWEENRGWGGVADKVLRPPSELFAEHVFGCFFDDAFGLKNLDSIGVANVLYETDYPHSDSTWPKSREVGEAQMGHLAPDVVDRIVRGNAIDLLGLTPEGLWPGA; encoded by the coding sequence ATGGAGACCTTCCCGAAGATCATCTCGGTGGACGACCACACGGTTGAGCCCCCCAACGTCTGGCGGGACCGGCTCCCGTCCAAGTACCACGACGTCGGCCCCCGAGTCGTCCGCGCCCCCCTGAAGGAAATGACCTTCCTCGGAGGCAAGTTCGCCCCCGTGATGGGGGCCAAGGGCGACGACGGACCGATAGGCGACTGGTGGGTGTACGAGGACCTGCACCGACCCCTCACCCGACTCGACACGGCCGTCGGCTACGACCGCGACGAGATCAAGCTCGAAGTCATCACGTACGAGCAGATGCGCCCGGGCTCCTTCTCGGTTCCCGACCGGCTCGCCGACATGGACGTCAACCACGTCCAGTCGGCCCTCTGCTTCCCGACCTTCCCGCGCTTCTGCGGCCAGACCTTCACCGAGGCCAAGGACCGCGAACTCGGCCTGCTCGGCGTGCGCGCGTACAACGACTGGATGGTGGAGGAGTGGTGCGGCCCGGAGGCGAACGGCCGCCTCATCCCGCTCACCCTCATTCCGCTCTGGGACGCCCGGCTGGCCGCCGCCGAGGTCCGCCGCAACGCCGCGCGCGGGGTCCGCGCGGTCGCCTTCTCGGAGATCCCGCCCCACCTCGGGCTCCCTTCCATCCACACGGACGAGTGGGACCCCTTCCTGGAGGCGTGCAACGAGACCGGCACGGTCATCGCCATGCACATCGGCTCCTCCTCGCGCATGCCCTCCACCTCGGCGGACGCCCCGCCGGCCGTCGGCTCCACCATCACCTTCGCCAACTGCTGTTTCTCGATGGTGGACTGGCTGATGAGCGGCAAGTTCGAGCGGTTCCCGAACCTCAAGATCATGTACGCCGAGGGCCAGATCGGCTGGATCCCGTACATCCTGGAGCGCGCGAACGTGGTCTGGGAGGAGAACCGCGGCTGGGGCGGCGTCGCCGACAAGGTGCTGCGCCCGCCGTCGGAGCTCTTCGCGGAGCACGTCTTCGGCTGCTTCTTCGACGACGCCTTCGGCCTGAAGAACCTGGACTCCATCGGCGTCGCCAACGTCCTCTACGAGACGGACTACCCCCACTCCGACTCCACGTGGCCCAAGTCGCGCGAGGTCGGCGAGGCCCAGATGGGCCACCTGGCCCCGGACGTGGTGGACCGCATCGTCCGCGGCAACGCGATCGACCTGCTGGGCCTGACCCCGGAAGGCCTCTGGCCGGGGGCGTAG